From Coregonus clupeaformis isolate EN_2021a unplaced genomic scaffold, ASM2061545v1 scaf0456, whole genome shotgun sequence, the proteins below share one genomic window:
- the LOC123484769 gene encoding oocyte zinc finger protein XlCOF22-like, producing the protein MARGEGHLTGGYRSFVKPAGHNTWKDDQPITVDEGSGTSTQHAIVIESADAAGSGVMQERSVGEEDPRHSRDIQTGAAGEHLVATEDFATTAAPQAWTQRSITEVSGMPKAVLKSEMDTEILTVTQRLLHTGSDHRSDPERLGLGRLICPPAPGSEYLPVFHQSQKTVHSRGDGDVLDTDVDDPSCSYTTEMDPGNMPLGLETQTDLSRGDWNRYSSSVYSEGCLDKKGAVIVVDEVTVKVEGDASPTWNADSHLGDGHSQGRNILDYRGSLETNLNVATHSPLHAFRDRDPVSTSMAPSASPSHVLFDQELNSNTRARAQAQGRGTTSGNSKEKRFLCMFCNKGFSCRQKLEIHQRVHTGLKPFSCTQCHMHFSVAGNLKRHQRVHTGVKPFSCTHCQMHFAQAGDLKRHQRVHTGEKPYSCPQCEKTFSRQHQLKMHLKVHTGERPFACTHCRKRFSERNNLRIHQQKNHSIQ; encoded by the exons atggcaagag gtgaaggacatctcactggaggctacaggagctttgtgaagccagCGGGTCACAATACATGGAAagatgaccaaccaatcactgttgatgaggggagtggaacctcaacccagcacgctattgtgatagag TCTGCAGATGCTGCAGGTTCTGGGGTCATGCAGGAGAGGTCTGTAGGAGAGGAGGACCCAAGACACAGCAGAGACATCCAGACTGGAGCGGCTGGAGAGCACCTTGTAGCCACCGAGGACTTCGCCACCACTGCTGCGCCCCAGGCCTGGACCCAACGCAGCATCACAGAGGTCAGTGGAATGCCGAAGGCCGTCCTCAAGTCAGAGATGGACACCGAGATATTAACTGTAACACAAAGGCTCTTACACACAGGATCTGATCACAGATCAGAcccagagagactggggctggggagaCTGATCTGTCCTCCTGCTCCTGGCTCAGAGTATTTACCGGTATTTCACCAGAGCCAGAAGACCGTTCATTCCCGTGGTGATGGTGACGTGTTAGACACTGATGTTGATGATCCATCTTGTTCTTACACTACAGAGATGGACCCTGGCAACATGCCCTTGGGTTtagagacacagactgatctgtcAAGAGGAGACTGGAACCGGTACAGTAGcagtgtatactctgaagggtgcctagataagaaaggggCGGTTATAGTGGTAGATGAGGTGACTGTAAAAGTGGAGGGCGACGCTTCTCCCACATGGAATGCAGATAGTCACCTAGGAGACGGACACTCACAGGGCAGAAATATCTTAGATTACAGGGGAAGCTTAGAGACAAATCTAAATGTTGCCACCCACTCTCCTTTACACGCGTTCAGGGATCGCGATCCAGTGTCCACGTCGATGGCACCTTCCGCATCACCCAGCCATGTCCTTTTCGATCAGGAATTGAACTCAAACACCAGGGCTAGAGCCCAAGCTCAGGGACGGGGAACCACATCAGGCAATAGTAAAGAAAAacggttcctctgcatgttctgtaacaaaggaTTCAGCTGCCGCCAGAAgctggagatccaccagagggtccacacagggttgaaacccttcagctgtacccagtgtcataTGCACTTTTCCGTGGCTGgcaacctgaagaggcaccagagggtccacacaggggtgaaacccttcagctgtactCATTGTCAAATGCACTTCGCCCAGGCTggtgacctgaagaggcaccagagggtccacacaggggagaaaccctacagttgcccccagtgtgagaagacGTTCTCACGCCAGCACCagctgaagatgcacctgaaggtccacacgggaGAGCGGCCGTTCGCTTGTACACACTGcaggaagaggttctcagagaggaacaacctcaggatacaccagcagaaaaaccaTTCCATTCAATAA